From Bufo gargarizans isolate SCDJY-AF-19 chromosome 10, ASM1485885v1, whole genome shotgun sequence, the proteins below share one genomic window:
- the SDHAF2 gene encoding succinate dehydrogenase assembly factor 2, mitochondrial has product MVGFLFSSTSGARGHPVTSQKRLYRMLAAGVRARSALLSSVFIRQAPRWMTTADTGGNAAEIQLPVWKERKNEKTEVKRARLLYESRKRGMLENCLLLSLFAKKYLITMTEAQMSQYDRLINEPSNDWDIYYWITGAQEPPEEFNNEIMDLLKEFAKNRDMEQRLRQPDLEYLFKEAQ; this is encoded by the exons ATGGTGGGGTTCCTGTTCTCATCCACTTCCGGTGCACGGGGTCATCCGGTGACGTCACAGAAGCGCTTGTACAGGATGTTGGCTGCGGGGGTCAGAGCCAGG AGCGCACTTCTCTCATCTGTGTTTATTCGCCAAGCACCACGGTGGATGACAACTGCTGACACAGGGGGGAATGCGGCGGAGATCCAATTGCCTGTGTGGAAGGAGCGCAAAAACGAAAAAACAGAAGTAAAGAGAGCGCGACTGTTGTATGAGAGCCGGAAGAGAGGCATGCTGGAGAACTGCCTGCTGCTCAG CCTGTTTGCCAAAAAATATCTCATCACCATGACAGAGGCGCAGATGTCGCAGTACGACCGCCTTATCAACGAGCCTAGCAACGACTGGGATATCTACTACTGGATCACAG GGGCTCAGGAACCGCCAGAGGAGTTCAACAACGAGATCATGGATTTGCTAAAGGAATTTGCCAAGAACCGAGATATGGAGCAACGTCTGAGGCAGCCAGACCTGGAGTACTTATTTAAGGAGGCGCAGTAA